A stretch of the Desulforamulus ferrireducens genome encodes the following:
- a CDS encoding TIGR03936 family radical SAM-associated protein has translation MLILSRYRVKFSKDGPARFSSHLDMVRFFDRSTRRAGLPVAFSEGFNPHPKFSFAAPLPVGIAGKEEYMDMELTANLSPEEVANRLDQNLPEGYQILGVKQIDERAKNLMALLSRAAYRAIAEAPAGYDTVMLQGALDEFMTLENIMVTREVKGKSKEVNLRPGIFKLAGTVAGHILEINMELLIGSTGNVRPEEVLKELFRAGRIPVNPEDFRICRTALYTDGDTGPISLWEV, from the coding sequence GTGCTGATATTGAGCCGATACAGGGTGAAATTTAGTAAAGATGGTCCAGCACGTTTTAGCTCCCATTTGGATATGGTTCGCTTCTTTGATCGCTCTACCAGAAGGGCAGGTTTGCCAGTGGCTTTTTCCGAGGGATTTAACCCCCATCCCAAATTTAGTTTTGCCGCTCCCCTGCCTGTAGGTATTGCCGGCAAGGAAGAATATATGGATATGGAACTCACTGCTAATCTCAGTCCCGAGGAAGTGGCCAATAGGCTTGACCAAAATTTACCCGAAGGATATCAAATATTGGGTGTAAAACAAATTGATGAGCGGGCTAAGAATCTAATGGCGTTACTCTCCAGAGCAGCTTATCGTGCCATTGCCGAAGCTCCGGCAGGGTATGACACGGTCATGTTGCAGGGGGCTTTGGATGAGTTCATGACTTTAGAAAATATTATGGTCACCCGAGAAGTAAAGGGAAAAAGCAAAGAAGTTAATCTGCGCCCAGGAATTTTTAAGCTGGCAGGTACAGTTGCGGGGCATATACTAGAGATAAATATGGAACTGCTGATCGGCAGCACAGGCAACGTTCGCCCGGAAGAGGTATTAAAAGAACTGTTCCGAGCTGGAAGAATCCCCGTAAATCCGGAAGATTTTAGAATTTGTCGTACCGCCCTGTATACCGATGGCGATACTGGCCCGATTTCTCTTTGGGAGGTCTAA
- the minE gene encoding cell division topological specificity factor MinE yields MLDFLNRIFGRETSSSKNVAKERLRLVLVHDRANVSPDLLTSLKNDLIKVISNYMEIDEKALEVSLDSNDNQVALVANIPVKKMKRAH; encoded by the coding sequence GTGTTAGATTTCCTAAACAGGATTTTTGGTCGTGAGACGAGCAGTAGTAAAAACGTGGCAAAAGAGAGATTGAGACTGGTTTTGGTACACGACCGGGCCAATGTTTCACCTGATCTACTGACCTCCCTAAAAAATGATCTCATCAAGGTTATTTCCAACTACATGGAGATTGATGAAAAGGCACTGGAAGTATCCCTGGACAGTAATGACAACCAGGTGGCGTTAGTTGCCAACATTCCCGTTAAAAAAATGAAGCGGGCGCATTAA
- the minC gene encoding septum site-determining protein MinC, with translation MTNGISTQSSALNNLPVELEDLVDDNTVLVQRTLRSGQSVSHDGNVVVLGDVNPGAEVVAAGNVVVMGALRGVVHAGARGDTNAVILAFRLRPTQLRIANHITRPPEEETSDPDYPELARIKNGVVTIETFNSNFK, from the coding sequence TTGACCAATGGAATATCCACTCAAAGTAGTGCCTTAAACAACTTGCCTGTGGAACTAGAAGATCTGGTGGATGATAATACTGTTTTGGTACAAAGAACCTTACGCTCTGGACAAAGTGTATCCCATGACGGCAACGTAGTGGTGCTGGGAGATGTTAACCCGGGTGCCGAAGTGGTAGCTGCCGGTAATGTTGTTGTTATGGGGGCTCTACGGGGAGTTGTCCATGCTGGAGCAAGGGGAGACACCAATGCAGTTATCTTGGCCTTTCGGCTGAGACCTACCCAGTTAAGAATTGCCAACCACATTACAAGGCCTCCTGAAGAAGAAACCTCTGACCCGGATTACCCGGAATTGGCCCGAATTAAGAATGGCGTAGTAACCATAGAAACCTTTAATTCTAATTTTAAATAG
- the rodA gene encoding rod shape-determining protein RodA, translating to MVDRRFIKNLDYTLVIAIVLILCFSLVTISSATLVSSPMDYKQQQEIWNKDTPGLNGESTTEPLGISIIKYSKMFFSDTVQKQILWICLSLGIVAFILSIPYEDFRRHRKAIYVINLLLLLLVLSPLGHNAKGATRWINLGFFSLQPSEFAKIAIIITFADFLARREGKLNTLKDLIPCFLHVGVPMLLILKQPDLGTSLVFIAIMFGMLYVAGANPKLVVGLFVGGLTTAIGWVWVHVKFGLWIPLKEYQLDRLLVFLDPWSKENILGAGYHVVQSQIAIGSGGLEGKGIYNGSQNQLNFLPEQHTDFIFSVVGEEMGFIGVTALLILFFILIYRGIRIAAEAKDLNGTLLATGVVTMLTFHILTNVGMVSGIMPVTGIPLPLFSYGGSSMMSNMIAMGILLNVYMRRQKILF from the coding sequence ATGGTGGATAGGCGGTTTATTAAAAACCTTGATTATACATTGGTAATTGCCATAGTTTTAATCCTTTGTTTTAGTTTAGTAACCATCAGCAGTGCTACCCTAGTAAGTAGTCCAATGGATTATAAACAACAGCAAGAAATATGGAATAAGGACACACCTGGCCTTAATGGCGAAAGCACTACGGAGCCCCTCGGGATTTCTATAATAAAGTACAGTAAAATGTTTTTTAGTGATACAGTGCAAAAGCAAATCCTTTGGATATGTCTAAGCTTAGGCATTGTAGCCTTTATCCTTTCCATACCCTATGAAGATTTCCGTAGACATCGCAAAGCCATCTATGTCATTAATCTTTTGCTCTTGCTATTGGTACTGTCTCCCTTAGGGCACAATGCAAAGGGAGCCACCCGGTGGATTAATCTAGGGTTTTTTTCCCTACAGCCTTCGGAGTTTGCCAAGATTGCCATCATTATTACCTTTGCTGATTTCTTAGCTCGCAGAGAGGGAAAACTGAATACCCTAAAGGATTTAATACCTTGTTTTTTGCATGTGGGTGTGCCCATGTTGCTTATTTTAAAACAGCCTGATCTGGGAACCTCCTTGGTGTTTATTGCCATTATGTTTGGTATGTTATATGTGGCAGGAGCAAATCCCAAACTGGTGGTAGGGTTGTTCGTAGGAGGCCTGACCACTGCCATTGGCTGGGTGTGGGTGCATGTGAAATTTGGTTTATGGATTCCCCTCAAAGAATATCAGTTGGACCGCCTGTTGGTATTTTTAGATCCCTGGAGCAAAGAGAACATTCTAGGGGCTGGTTATCACGTGGTGCAGTCCCAGATAGCCATTGGTTCCGGTGGCTTAGAAGGAAAGGGAATTTATAACGGCAGCCAAAATCAGCTTAATTTCCTGCCAGAGCAACATACGGATTTTATTTTTTCCGTGGTGGGAGAGGAAATGGGCTTTATTGGCGTAACAGCTCTGTTAATTCTCTTTTTTATTCTGATTTACAGGGGTATCCGCATTGCCGCTGAAGCCAAAGACTTAAATGGCACTTTGCTAGCCACTGGTGTGGTAACTATGCTTACCTTTCATATTCTTACCAACGTAGGTATGGTCTCCGGTATTATGCCCGTTACAGGCATCCCACTGCCCCTCTTTAGCTACGGTGGAAGCAGCATGATGAGCAATATGATAGCCATGGGGATATTGCTGAATGTGTATATGAGAAGGCAAAAGATATTGTTTTAG
- the minD gene encoding septum site-determining protein MinD — MGEVIVVTSGKGGVGKTTTTANLGTGLAASNKKVCLVDADIGLRNLDVVLGLENRIVYDIVDVTSGVCRLRQALIKDKRFEGLHLLPAAQTKDKTAVNPEQMKELCEELRKEFDYVIIDCPAGIEQGFKNAIAGADKAIVVTTPEVSAVRDADRIIGLLEAADLRDPKLIINRYRPKMVNRGDMMSIDDMNEILAIDLLGVVPEDEQVVVTTNKGETVVRDDKSLSGQAYRNITRRIMGENVPLMNLEESGGFFSALRKMIGLK, encoded by the coding sequence ATGGGTGAAGTCATCGTAGTCACTTCCGGTAAAGGGGGAGTTGGCAAAACCACTACCACAGCCAACCTGGGGACTGGGCTGGCAGCTTCCAACAAAAAGGTGTGTTTAGTGGATGCCGACATCGGGCTGCGCAACTTGGATGTGGTGTTAGGATTAGAAAATAGAATAGTCTATGATATCGTAGATGTTACCAGCGGGGTCTGCCGCTTGCGCCAGGCTTTGATCAAGGATAAAAGGTTTGAGGGCTTGCATTTATTACCGGCCGCCCAAACAAAGGACAAAACCGCGGTCAATCCAGAGCAAATGAAAGAGCTCTGTGAGGAACTGCGCAAGGAATTTGATTATGTAATTATCGACTGCCCTGCGGGCATCGAGCAAGGGTTTAAAAATGCCATTGCCGGTGCTGACAAAGCCATTGTCGTAACCACCCCGGAGGTATCTGCGGTGCGTGATGCCGACAGGATTATTGGTCTTTTGGAAGCAGCGGATTTAAGGGATCCCAAACTCATTATTAACCGCTACCGTCCTAAAATGGTAAACCGTGGCGATATGATGAGTATAGATGATATGAACGAAATTTTAGCCATTGATCTGTTGGGTGTGGTTCCTGAAGACGAACAGGTTGTGGTTACCACCAACAAGGGTGAAACTGTTGTGAGAGATGATAAGTCTCTCAGTGGACAGGCTTATCGTAATATCACCCGCCGTATTATGGGCGAAAACGTGCCTTTAATGAACTTGGAAGAGTCCGGTGGATTCTTTAGCGCCTTAAGGAAAATGATTGGACTTAAGTAG
- a CDS encoding TIGR03960 family B12-binding radical SAM protein: MNKLDKILVRVQKPARYVGGEWNAVKKDWEQTSVKMVFAFPDVYEVGMSHLGLQILYHIVNKRKDALMERVFAPWVDMEKELRKEKMLLFSLESQRPLIDFDIIGFTLQYEMSFSNILNMLDLAGLPVRSAHRDASMPLVIAGGPCAFNPEPIADFIDLFVIGEGEEVINELLDAFRELRDQGVDRPTMLKQLAKIPGIYVPSLYTVQYNEDNTIAAVTPLHEDVPAKIGKRIVRDFDQVDFPTKPIVPTMGVVHDRVMVEVLRGCTRGCRFCQAGVLYRPVREKTPETLVRQVEEMINNTGHDEISLTSLSTADYTGVAPLVKNLLDIYGERGVNVSLPSLRLDAFSIDLAKEVQKVRKSGLTFAPEAGTQRLRDVINKNVTEQNLVDAVTSAFQNGWSAVKLYFMIGLPTETYEDLDGIANMAKKVVQIGYQCGVPKGRLKVTVSTSSFVPKAHTAFQWEPQNTLEELQEKQRYLKEKLRDKRISYNYHDSHTSFLEAVFAKGDRRLGAVLETAWTKGARFDGWSELFNYELWLEAFAQENIDPKWYAYREIPYEEVLPWDHLDAGVSKRFLMREHKKAMASSPTVDCRTGKCTGCGLCPTLEIKPTILGGADIEPIQGEI, encoded by the coding sequence ATGAATAAACTAGACAAAATTTTGGTTCGTGTACAAAAGCCTGCCCGCTATGTGGGAGGCGAATGGAATGCTGTAAAAAAAGACTGGGAACAAACGTCTGTTAAGATGGTCTTTGCCTTCCCAGATGTTTATGAAGTTGGCATGTCTCACCTGGGTTTACAAATTCTCTATCATATAGTTAACAAGAGAAAAGATGCCCTGATGGAGAGGGTATTTGCTCCCTGGGTGGATATGGAAAAAGAGTTGCGTAAAGAAAAAATGCTGCTTTTCAGCCTGGAATCCCAGCGCCCCTTGATAGACTTTGATATTATTGGCTTTACTTTGCAATACGAAATGAGTTTTAGCAATATCCTTAATATGCTGGATTTAGCAGGCTTGCCAGTGCGCTCAGCCCACCGGGATGCCAGTATGCCGCTGGTTATTGCCGGCGGGCCCTGTGCCTTTAACCCAGAACCCATCGCCGACTTTATTGATTTGTTTGTCATCGGTGAGGGGGAAGAAGTCATCAATGAATTGCTGGATGCCTTTAGAGAACTCCGGGATCAGGGAGTAGACCGCCCGACCATGCTCAAACAACTGGCTAAAATTCCGGGCATCTATGTTCCTTCCTTATATACAGTCCAATACAACGAAGACAATACCATTGCTGCAGTAACTCCCCTGCATGAAGATGTGCCTGCCAAAATTGGTAAGAGAATTGTGCGGGATTTTGACCAGGTTGATTTTCCCACCAAACCCATTGTGCCTACCATGGGTGTAGTTCATGACCGTGTGATGGTGGAGGTGCTGCGAGGCTGTACCAGGGGTTGTCGTTTTTGTCAGGCCGGAGTGCTTTATCGTCCGGTACGGGAAAAAACACCCGAAACCCTGGTCCGCCAGGTGGAAGAAATGATCAATAATACCGGTCACGATGAGATTTCTCTAACTTCCCTAAGCACCGCTGATTATACCGGTGTGGCCCCCTTAGTAAAAAATTTGTTAGACATCTATGGTGAGCGGGGCGTCAACGTTTCCTTACCCTCCTTACGCTTAGATGCCTTCTCCATTGATTTAGCCAAAGAAGTGCAGAAGGTACGGAAAAGCGGCCTTACCTTTGCCCCCGAAGCAGGCACCCAGCGATTACGTGATGTCATCAACAAAAACGTTACCGAACAGAATCTGGTGGATGCTGTTACTTCTGCTTTCCAAAACGGTTGGTCGGCGGTAAAACTTTATTTTATGATTGGCTTACCCACCGAGACCTACGAAGATTTGGACGGTATTGCCAATATGGCTAAAAAAGTTGTCCAGATTGGATACCAGTGTGGTGTACCCAAAGGACGTTTAAAGGTTACTGTTAGCACCTCCTCCTTTGTGCCCAAGGCACATACAGCCTTCCAGTGGGAACCACAGAATACCCTGGAGGAATTACAGGAAAAACAAAGGTATCTCAAGGAAAAACTGCGGGATAAGCGCATAAGCTACAATTATCATGATTCGCATACCAGCTTCCTGGAAGCCGTTTTTGCTAAGGGTGACCGCCGACTGGGTGCTGTCTTGGAAACTGCCTGGACTAAGGGCGCCCGGTTTGATGGCTGGTCGGAACTTTTTAACTATGAGCTTTGGCTGGAAGCCTTTGCCCAAGAAAATATTGATCCCAAATGGTATGCCTATCGAGAGATTCCCTACGAAGAAGTCTTGCCTTGGGATCACCTGGATGCCGGGGTTAGCAAAAGATTTCTTATGCGGGAGCATAAAAAGGCCATGGCCAGCAGTCCTACCGTGGATTGCCGTACCGGCAAGTGCACCGGCTGTGGTCTGTGCCCAACTTTAGAGATTAAACCGACAATCCTGGGAGGTGCTGATATTGAGCCGATACAGGGTGAAATTTAG
- a CDS encoding M23 family metallopeptidase: MKIGRFSFDRFRKKRKDSLSNYYGSNFGSKDDWTSRYYSDNYWKRGKSRSKGLKTFYRIVAALGILAVLLVLKESTHPWSQQAREGLKVALTTEWDVTPALDKVVQIGLQTINMDWSMFNDLSNPTLPAMTTPGDSWAIPVSGKVVQEFGWSKSPIDNLERFNPGIDISAAAGAEVKAVQPGKVTRIGHDRTYGEFVLVEHRQGEYALYAGLTDISVMEGHQIQAGEVIGKVAEQDIGDPVLHFEVRENDKLIDPLKKINLNSVETDPAKEVETTTPAGDSKDQKAEVITKDKIQDQEKE; this comes from the coding sequence GTGAAGATAGGTAGATTTTCCTTTGATCGTTTTAGGAAAAAAAGAAAGGATTCTTTAAGTAATTATTATGGCAGTAACTTTGGCAGCAAAGATGATTGGACGAGCAGGTACTACTCGGACAATTACTGGAAAAGGGGCAAGTCAAGGAGTAAAGGCTTAAAAACCTTTTACCGCATTGTGGCGGCACTGGGCATATTAGCTGTACTCCTGGTGCTAAAGGAGTCGACGCACCCCTGGAGTCAACAAGCCAGGGAAGGGCTCAAGGTAGCTTTAACTACCGAATGGGATGTCACTCCTGCCCTGGATAAGGTAGTGCAGATCGGCTTGCAAACTATTAATATGGACTGGTCTATGTTTAATGACTTATCAAACCCCACACTGCCTGCCATGACAACACCGGGGGATTCCTGGGCTATTCCTGTTTCCGGTAAAGTGGTGCAGGAGTTTGGCTGGTCTAAAAGCCCCATAGATAATCTCGAACGCTTTAACCCCGGAATTGATATTAGTGCAGCCGCAGGCGCAGAGGTGAAGGCAGTACAACCAGGTAAGGTAACTCGCATAGGGCATGATCGTACCTATGGAGAATTCGTCCTTGTGGAGCACCGCCAGGGAGAATATGCCCTCTATGCCGGGCTAACAGATATCTCTGTTATGGAAGGGCATCAAATACAAGCAGGGGAAGTTATCGGGAAAGTAGCTGAACAAGATATAGGTGACCCAGTACTGCACTTTGAGGTGCGGGAGAATGATAAATTAATTGATCCACTGAAAAAAATTAATCTCAATTCAGTGGAAACAGACCCCGCCAAAGAAGTAGAGACCACCACCCCCGCAGGGGATAGCAAGGACCAAAAAGCCGAGGTAATCACTAAAGATAAAATCCAAGACCAAGAGAAAGAATAA
- a CDS encoding Rne/Rng family ribonuclease, whose protein sequence is MLKEIVVNVQEEETRVAVLEDRVLMEVYIERSQNQRLVGNIFKGKVENVLPGMQAAFVDIGLEKNAFLYVEDAQPSRNPEAPNTLCSNVNIGDILKQGQEIIVQIVKEPIGTKGPRVTTHITLPGRYLVLMPTVDYIGISRRIESEKERERLKELAARVKPEGMGVIVRTVAEGVDEEEFRQDIFLLTKVWRKLQSRANNCSAPNLLHRDVELVQRILRDVFSEDVDRLTLDSRSEYEKTLEILEMIDPKLKLKVFLDERENIFEDYGITVEIEKALKRKVWLKCGAYLVIDQAEALTAVDVNTGKFVGSTTLEDTVLKTNLDAVVEIARQLRLRNIGGIIIVDFIDMAEEEHRNQVLAKLEEEIKKDKTKTNILGITQLGLVEMTRKKVRPSLAEVVQKSCPYCEGRGKVLSEETVSIQLKSQIFQLARQTLADTILVEANPVVAARLIGAGGANLRELEQRTGKNLYIRGSATHHLEQVTIKPLLDQEEISSQTVPVKAGEIIELKVEEPHISNPNDGIARLDGFIIDVEGGGCLVGELVSVEVIKVHRTYAKARLV, encoded by the coding sequence ATGTTAAAAGAAATTGTTGTGAATGTTCAAGAAGAAGAAACCAGGGTTGCTGTGCTGGAAGACAGAGTGCTCATGGAGGTTTATATAGAGCGCTCTCAGAACCAGCGACTGGTGGGTAATATTTTTAAGGGAAAAGTAGAAAATGTCCTGCCAGGTATGCAAGCAGCCTTTGTAGATATCGGTCTGGAGAAAAATGCCTTTTTATATGTGGAGGATGCCCAACCTTCCAGAAATCCGGAAGCACCGAACACACTTTGCAGCAATGTTAATATTGGGGATATTTTGAAGCAAGGACAGGAAATTATTGTCCAAATTGTTAAGGAGCCCATAGGAACCAAAGGGCCCAGGGTAACTACCCATATTACGCTACCAGGTCGCTATCTGGTTTTAATGCCTACGGTGGACTACATTGGCATCTCCCGACGCATCGAATCAGAAAAAGAAAGGGAACGTTTAAAGGAACTGGCCGCCAGGGTGAAGCCCGAAGGCATGGGTGTGATCGTGCGGACAGTGGCGGAAGGTGTGGATGAGGAAGAATTTCGCCAAGATATTTTTTTATTAACCAAAGTCTGGCGTAAGCTGCAAAGTCGAGCCAATAACTGCTCCGCACCCAATTTATTGCACAGGGATGTGGAACTGGTGCAGCGGATACTACGGGATGTATTTAGTGAAGATGTTGACAGACTTACCCTGGATTCCCGCAGTGAATATGAAAAAACGCTGGAAATATTAGAAATGATTGATCCCAAGCTCAAACTTAAAGTGTTTTTGGATGAAAGGGAGAACATCTTTGAGGACTATGGTATTACCGTTGAAATAGAAAAGGCCTTAAAACGAAAGGTCTGGTTAAAGTGTGGCGCCTATCTGGTTATTGACCAGGCTGAAGCATTGACGGCGGTGGATGTTAATACAGGAAAATTTGTAGGCAGTACCACCTTGGAAGACACGGTTCTCAAGACTAATTTGGATGCAGTGGTGGAAATTGCCCGGCAATTGCGTTTGCGGAATATCGGTGGCATTATTATAGTGGACTTCATTGATATGGCCGAAGAAGAACACCGCAACCAAGTGCTGGCTAAACTGGAAGAAGAGATTAAAAAGGATAAAACCAAAACCAATATCCTGGGTATCACTCAGTTAGGCCTGGTGGAAATGACCCGTAAAAAAGTGCGCCCTTCCCTGGCCGAAGTGGTGCAAAAATCCTGCCCTTATTGCGAAGGAAGGGGCAAGGTGTTATCCGAAGAAACCGTTAGCATTCAATTAAAATCACAAATCTTTCAACTTGCCCGCCAAACCCTGGCCGATACTATTTTAGTTGAAGCCAACCCGGTTGTGGCTGCCAGACTTATTGGTGCCGGTGGGGCAAACCTAAGGGAACTGGAGCAAAGGACAGGCAAAAACTTATATATTAGGGGTTCTGCCACCCATCACTTAGAACAAGTAACCATTAAGCCTCTTTTGGATCAAGAGGAAATTTCTTCCCAAACAGTACCGGTAAAAGCAGGGGAGATTATTGAACTAAAGGTGGAAGAACCACACATTTCCAATCCCAACGACGGCATCGCCAGGTTGGATGGTTTTATTATTGATGTTGAAGGGGGCGGCTGTCTGGTGGGAGAACTGGTTTCGGTGGAAGTTATTAAAGTACATCGGACCTATGCTAAGGCTAGGCTAGTGTAG
- a CDS encoding M50 family metallopeptidase, with product MKAGRFWGIDIHINLLFLGLMGLYFVAGVLAKGLLIFGLVLFHELAHTLAAKYYGVRVIDVEILPFGGVARLGSEMIAEPGKEIAIALAGPLSNLLLIAVAMGLRNHGIWSEEYGPFFLQINLMLAFFNLLPALPLDGGRILRSLLSPQVGVSRATVTAAVIGQVVAIVVAGLGVIGVINRMVGLDVVIIALFVLYAATKEKNMAPFLFIQQLTRKKQELSGAGVLPAEQLVAMEDVPLKEVVNLFVPQRFHSIMVLNRELQYLGQLSEAQVLDALFAYGMDYPLGKVLKPEE from the coding sequence ATGAAAGCAGGACGTTTCTGGGGTATCGATATACACATAAATCTCTTATTTCTGGGTCTGATGGGTCTTTACTTTGTGGCCGGTGTTTTAGCCAAGGGCCTGCTCATCTTTGGGCTGGTCCTCTTTCATGAGTTAGCCCATACTTTGGCAGCCAAGTATTATGGCGTGCGAGTAATTGATGTGGAAATATTGCCCTTTGGGGGCGTTGCCCGGCTGGGTAGCGAAATGATTGCGGAACCAGGTAAAGAAATTGCCATTGCCCTGGCAGGACCACTCTCTAACCTGCTGCTTATTGCCGTAGCCATGGGATTGAGAAACCATGGTATCTGGTCCGAGGAGTATGGGCCATTCTTTCTGCAAATCAATTTAATGTTGGCCTTTTTTAACCTGCTGCCTGCCTTGCCTTTAGACGGGGGCAGAATCCTCCGCTCACTTTTATCACCACAGGTAGGAGTGTCCCGGGCAACTGTAACAGCCGCTGTCATTGGACAGGTTGTGGCCATTGTGGTGGCGGGGCTGGGGGTGATTGGTGTCATAAACAGAATGGTTGGCCTGGATGTGGTGATTATAGCCCTTTTTGTCCTTTATGCGGCCACCAAAGAAAAAAATATGGCACCCTTTCTCTTTATTCAGCAGTTAACAAGAAAAAAACAGGAGCTTTCAGGAGCCGGGGTTTTACCCGCAGAACAATTGGTAGCTATGGAGGATGTACCTTTAAAAGAGGTTGTCAATCTGTTTGTACCACAGAGATTTCACTCTATTATGGTTTTAAATCGGGAGCTGCAATATTTAGGGCAGCTTAGCGAAGCCCAGGTGTTGGATGCACTTTTTGCTTACGGCATGGATTATCCCCTGGGCAAGGTGTTAAAGCCGGAGGAATAA